The following are from one region of the Heterodontus francisci isolate sHetFra1 chromosome 34, sHetFra1.hap1, whole genome shotgun sequence genome:
- the LOC137348714 gene encoding G-protein coupled receptor 15-like gives MTVIVILARGRCGLSRCITYYLVSMAVSDLLVIITVVLINRIVGIYFPVSFLFNTQVCSVSNALNYAIMDSSAWLTVAFTFDRCIAICCQKLKIKYCTEKTAAWVIGTVCTLSCLKNIFRYFIMEPTHIIDNIPWFCVIKSIFYTSPAWVAYEWIYSLLTPCAAFFLILLLNALTVRHILLASQARRRLAVNSNGETQSDPEMEKRRKSIVLLFCISGSFILLYLVFLINFLLIRIAKFSYFSGSNYSDSNFILEQSGYMLVHMSSCINPFIYGGTQRKFREEFKNGVKYPLSLIVKLFK, from the coding sequence ATGACAGTGATTGTGATCTTGGCCagaggaagatgcggtctctccagatgtatcacttactacctggtgtccatggcagtgTCGGATCTCCTTGTCATCATCACCGTTGTGCTCATAAACcggattgttggaatttatttcccagTCAGTTTCCTGTTTAACACACAGGTTTGCAGTGTCAGTAATGCCCTTAACTATGCGATCATGGACAGTTCTgcctggttaacagtcgctttcacctttgatcgatgcatagccatttgttgccagaagctgaaaataaaatactgTACCGAGAAAACGGCGGCGTGGGTTATCGGAACGGTCTGCACACTGAGCTGTTTAAAAAATATCTTCCGTTATTTTATAATGGAACCTACGCATATAATTGATAACATACCATGGTTCTGCGTCATAAAATCAATATTTTATACATCACCTGCATGGGTCGCATATGAATGGATTTACTCCCTTTTAACCCCTTGTGCTGCATtctttctgattttactgctcaacgctctgactgtcagacacattctactGGCCAGTCAAGCTCGCAGGAGACTTGCAGTCAATAGCaatggagagactcagagtgacccagagatggagaaacggagaaagtccatcgttttactcttctgcatctcgggcagtttcatcctgttatatttggTCTTTCTTATAAATTTCCTTTTGATCCGAATTGCCAAATTTAGTTATTTTTCTGGTTCCAATTACAGTGATTCAAATTTTATTCTGGAACAAAGCGGATATATGCTTGTGCATATGAGCTCCTGTATCAATCCATTTATTTATGGagggacccagagaaaattcagagaggagttcaaGAATGGAGTGAAATACCCATTGAgtctaattgttaaattgtttaaATGA